The Lolium rigidum isolate FL_2022 chromosome 1, APGP_CSIRO_Lrig_0.1, whole genome shotgun sequence region ATGTTTGTCAAGCCGACAATGCAACCAAGAATTAGCAATTCTATGCCTCTTCTTCTGTCACAATATGAATTGAATTACAGATAGAAGATCTTACATGATCTGATAAGGTATAATACTAGAACACTCGATTAAATTCCAGTTCTACTCTGGTACCCTAACAGTATGATTTAAGAGAAAAATCTACACAAAACATACTCTGCCCAGCATGAGACTCCCCTCCTGGCATAGCTCCAAATCCTCCGTCCAAGTTTTTACAGCTAACAATATACTCTACAGCCTTATCCACATTAATTTTGTGCAGACGATGCAGTAATGACAACGTGCATATGGAAATATACGAGAACCTACAAGATATATATTAAGTTTGTATCAGTATCTCACATATAAGCGGCATTCAAATAGAACACATAGGAACTCGGAAGAAATAGTTAAGGGTTTTACCTAGTGTCAACTTCTCCCCACATATCACCAGAAAATGATCCATCCTCATTCTGAAGTCCAGTAACATCTGTTGCAATTTAGATAGGAAAACTAACAGGATACCCGGCTTTGAGCTCAGAATGCGGCTACATCAATTCATTTAGACAATTAAGGGGCTGCAGAAACTTACAATATAAATAATCTTTTATTTCATGACATATAGCATGCAATTTAAGTTAAGACCGGAAGATAACCAAATACCTAGAACTGGGTACCGCAGTGAATTAATGTTCCCAAATTTTACTGTGGCACAGCCACACAAGATCGATCATCCAGCAAGCACTATCTTACATGGTGTTGTATTCTGGATGGAGCAGTAGACTAAAATTTTGACATGCTGCAGTTACGGAGGAAATCCGTGGATGCGAGATCTAAGCTGCAGATTTAACATAACTCTATAAAGCCATCCATATTTCAAGAAGCAATATTCTCTCCTGGGCTGCTGAAAGAAAAGGAAATGTAAATGCATCACAATGTTTCAGCTTTCTTACTAGCAAAATTTTAGTATTCAGGGAAATCAAGCAGCTCGGAAAACAAGATGAGAGATTGGCTGTAAACGTTAATTAGGACACTGGCAATTTAACATTTGCAGAACTACTGCTGCAGCATGAAGCTCACTCAAGAACTTGAGAAGGATACAGTCAGCAACTTTTTCCACATCAAGAACATCGAGCCGATCGAAGAGGCAGAGGACCTGCACGGCGCTGAGCGTGTAGAGGACATGCGGGTCGTGCCCCACGTTGCCCCCGAATCCACCTGCACAGCCACATCCCGAGAACACACAAACCGAATCATTCAAGAACCAATCTTTCGAGGAGCCTAGTGAGGAAAACGGGAGATTTGTCCGGCTGTGGCGGTACCAGATTCCGGGTGGTAGCACGACATGATCCAGTCGACGACCTCGGCGGAGTCGACGGCGTGGAGCTTGTGGAGGAGGTCGAGCGTGGTGAGCCCCCAGTACGCGCCGCTAGCACGGAGGTGCTCCATCACCAGCGACTCGAAGGAGTCCTTCTTCTGCGGCAAAACGGCGCGAGGGGCACGGATGAGTGGTCGCCGGAGACGGTTCGCGTCCGGGCGGGCGGTTGCGTACCTTCTCCGCTGTGACGATGTAGCGGACGTGCTGGTCCGCGGCCAGCTCCCCCTGCTCCCccatggcttcctcctcctcgcttgATCCGTGCTGCTCCGTCGACGgctgctctgctctgctctgctccGCCGCGGGTTCGCGTGGTGGGATCGGGGAAGTCCGGAGGCCGGGCCGAACGGGATATAGAGATGGGCCGTTTGGAGCGTGCAGGGCTAGAATCTGGCCATGGAATAACAAGATATGATTGGGCCACAAAACTACAGACTCATGGGTACAATATTATCGAATTcgttagaagaaaaaaaaagattggcTTATTTACTTTCTATTTACCACATGTGGCACCTGACATGTTCGATAAGTGTCCTAATGAGAAAACCGAAGCATTTTCAGCATTGGAAGAACAAAAGACTGGTTAAAAGTTTAACTGAAAGGAAGGAAAAAAAGCTTAAAGTTTAGGGGATCTCTTCTCACGAGTATGATTGGTTTGTTGTCGCACAATTTTTTTCCAGATTCAAAATTTAAGATAAAATATCTATGAAACCGACCGTTTACATTATGAACTTcaccattgtgttgcttgcgtcAAGATATTTGAAATTAGGTACCATGTTGATAGGTCTCAGTGAATTATTTTAAGTACTTATTAGAAAAATAGTATACTAGTACTTCGAAGTGTACTTTTGTTTTTCTATGTTGAAGTGTATGTGTGCTTAGTATGTTAGCGTACATGTACTGCACCACGAAGTACGTGGGCGGTTGTGGGCTACATTGTGGAGTAAACTTCTGGCTTCCTACAAAATACTATTTGTTATATTTGCACACAATGTACTTCAATTTTTTGTGAAATGTATTCCACAATATGACTTCGTGTATTCGGTGTGTGCTTCAAGCATTTTTGTGGGAGAAATATTCACAGTACCTCGCTCCATGTACATCGTGCATATGTACTcaataaattttgaaaaaaaagataGAGCAAAAAAGTAGAAAACAGAATAAATATAGCAaaagtaagcataaaagagtaaaagaGGAGAGGGCCCAATGGAAAGGTACAATTGGTATGCACGTTCTGCTCGTCCGGATGAGACATGTCAATCCAACGGTGGTTAAGCACTAAGGGCTGACCTCCTGGTAGGTTGGTTTTCTGCTAGTCTTACCCTATAAAATTTAAAGGTATAATTTTAATCATTGCATTTCGAAGAATGATAATGGATTGAAATAAATGTGATCGATTTCTTTTTGTGAAAAATCTAATAGTAAGAGGTTGTACATTCTGAGGAATAGTGAAGAACAAGGCGGAATTTAGGGACGGGCCTAGTGAAAATGCATGGAGCACCATGTATGATTTCGGTATTTAACCCAATGTACTAATGTTTTTACTTAGTCATACTTGAAGTGCCttttcataggcaatgcttgaagatCATATGGTGGTTTCAAGGATGAAAGAAAATGACGTTTTTTTCGCGGGACTTAAACGAAGTCATGCTATAGCTTATAAGTTAAGCCATGAAAGATCAATACATTGAAAAGATGACTACAAGAGAAGAATTCATGATTTGTCCCTAAGTCACTCATAATGATCACATGTGTGAGCCATGGTTGGCCAAGGTCGGGTTGGAGCATGCAATAAAGTGAATGAGTTTAGTCTTGCATCGGCTGTGGTAGGAGATCATAATCGTCTTATAAGGGTGAGGGTGTCCTCTCCTAAGAGGATAGTCATTTAGGAGAAGAGTTctcaatacatcttataagtccaCGTGGTCTCCAGTTGAGCTGGGTTGGTGGGCCGAGACACTCGTGCAACGGGCAGGACGCATGTGGGTCAAAACACCAGTTAAGTGGACCCGAGATTGCGATAACAACCAGAACACATTGTATGCCTCTAGAGATTGTGATAGAGCATTAAGAAGATCAAGTGATGAACAAGACGATGTTAAAGGTGTGATTCGATGAATGATCAACGTGAAggactaaaaacaacaaaagcatcaacgcccacaaatctattgtgttctactcgtgcaacagatctatgcatagacacggctctgatactactgatgggttcgttgcatggaaaacaaaaaaattctaccgggaacatgaacaaaaaccaagatccaatctaggaagaagcaagatctaatctatgaagatcgaggcaacgagatgtatgaagactaaccctcgaagatccaaagccttacgagatcagatctcgttgttgatgtagtcgatcgtcccggtggtgcaatccggcagcacttccgtactcggtcgcgcgtacggtgtcggtgAAGTCCTTCCTATCCCTGTTCcaacgggcagcggaggtgtggtagatcccctcggaatcctgatacgtctccaacgtatcgataatttcttgtgttccatgccacattattgatgttatctacatgttatatgcacactttatgtcatattcgtgcattttctggaactaacctattaacaagatgccgaagtgccggttctgttttctgctgtttttggtttcgaaatcatagtaacgaaatattctcggaatcggacgaaatcaacgccaaagatcttagaatccccggaagcatccggaacacaccgagAGGggtcgagagggggccacggggccaccaaaccctaccccggcgcggccaaggggggggcgcgccccctagggtgtgggccccccttcgaccttcctgcgccgcctctccgcctataagaagcccctggatcagaaaacccgataccaattgacgaaacccacagaaacctgccagagccgccgccatcgcgaagccaagatctggaggacaggatctctgttccggcaccctgccggagcggggaagtgcccccggaaggcttctccatcgacaccactgccatctccaccgccatcttcatcaccgctgctgctcccatgaggagggagtagttctccatcgaggctcggggctgtaccggtagctatgtggttcatctctctcctatgtagttcaatacaataatctcatgagctgccttacatgattgagattcatatgatgatgcttgtaatctagatgtcattatgctagtcaagtgagttttacctatgtgatctccggagactcctagtcccacgtgtgtaaaggtgacgagtgtgtgcaccgtgtgggtctcttaggctagatttcacgaatacttattcactcgttgaatggtgtagtgaggtgcttatttatatctctttatgattgcagcatgttgtatcacaatttatctatgtgcaactctagtgatttgttattaaagtagtttattcctcctgcatgtgtgcaaaggtgacagtgcgtgcaccgtgttagtacttggtttatgctatgatcatgatctcttgtagattatggagttaactattggtctattgctatgatatattgatgtgatctattcctcctacatatgcatgaaggtgacagtgtgcatgctatgctagtacttggtttagtctattgatctatcttacactaaaggttacttaaacatgagcattattgtggagcttgttaactccggcattgagggttcgtgtaatcctacgcaatgtgttcatcatccaacaaaagtgtagggtatgcatttatctattctgttatgtgatcaatgttgagagtgtccactagtgaaagtgtaatccctaggccttgttcctaaatactgctgagttactactgcttgtttactactacttgcgttactactgctgagttactactgcttgtttactgtttactgcgttactactgctgcaataccaccaccatcaactacacgccaagcacttttcacggcaccgttgctactgctcatacttattcataccacctgtatttcactatctcttcgccgaactagtgcacctattaggtgtgttggggacacaagagacttcttgctttgtggttgcggggttgcatgagagggatatctttgacctcttcctccccgagttcgataaaccttgggtatccacttaagggaaacttgctgctcgttctacaaacctctgctcttggaggcccaacactgtctacaagaatagaagctcccgtagacatcaagcacttttacggcgccgttgccggggaggaaaggtaaaaaggcactcatactacggtcccaggtaaagtatttttccggcgccgtcgtgtgtgtgctcaaagctatttcctttagatcctgcaattgcatcttgttgtttcttgtttacactagtttggcataatgtacaagagtgagcttcttattctatttcctgatttaaaacatggattgtttgatgcgaaaattaaaaaacatatgaaatcttctttgcatgctggtagtaatattagtatgaacgctttgaacaccattgttgacaataatatagaaagttctaagcttggggaagctggttttcatgatatttttagtcccccaagcattgaggagaaaattttcattgatgatactttgcctcctatttatgatgataatgatagtggtcttttggtgccacttactgctgagagtaaattttgttgtgattatactatgcctcctacacttgatgagaataataatgatagctactttgttgaatttgctcccactacaactaataaaattaattatgcctatgtggagagtaataattttatgcatgagactcatgataagaatgctttatgtgatagttatattgttgagtttgctcatgttgctactgaaagttattatgagagaggaaaatatggttgtagaaattttcatgttactaaaacacctctctatgtgctgaaatttttcaagctacacttgttttatcttcctatgcttgttactttgctcttcatgaacttgtttatttacaagattcccatgcataggaagcatgttagacttaaatgtgttttgtatttgcctcttgatgctctcttttgcttcaaatactatttcttgcgagtgcatcattaaaactgctgagcccatcttaatggctataaagaaaagaacttcttgggagataacccatgtgttgttttgctacagtactttgttttatatttgtgtcttggaagttgtttattactgtagcaacctctccttatcttagttttgtgttttgttgtgccaagttaagccgttgatagaaaagtaagtactagatttggattactgcgcagttccagatttctttgctgtcacgaatctgagcccactgccctgcaggaagctcagaaaattatgccaatttacgagcatgatcctcagatatgtacgcaactttcattcaatttgagcattttcatttgagcaagtctggtggcctaataaaatccatctttacggactgttctgttttgacagattctgccttttatttcgcattgcctcttttgctatgttggatgaatttctttgatccattaatgtccagtagctttatgcaatgtccagaagtgttaagaatgattgtgtcacctctgaacatgttaatttttattgtccactaaccctctaatgagttgtttcgagtttggtgtggaggaagttttcaagggtcaagagaggaggatgatatactatgatcaaggagagtgaaagctctaagcttggggatgccccggtggttcacccctgcatattctaagaagactcaagcgtctaagcttggggatgcccaaggcatccccttcttcatcgacaacattatcgggttcctccccgaaactatatttttattcggccacatcttatgtactttgcttggagcgtctgtttgtttgtttctatttttgtttgtgtttgaataaattggattacatcatgcttgtgtgggagagagacacgctccgctggttcgtatgaacacatgtgttcttagctcataatattcatggcgaagtttcctcttcgttaaattgttatatggttggaattggaaaatgatacatgtagtaattgctataatgtcttgggtaatgtgatacttggcaattgttgtgctcatgtttaagctcttgcatcatatactttgcacctattagtgaagaatacatagagcatgctaaaatttggtttgcataattggtctctctaaggtctagataatttctagtattgagttttgaacaacaaggaagacggtgtagagtcttataatgttttcaatatgtcttttatgtgagttttgctgcaccggttcatccttgtgtttgtctcaaacaaccttgctagcctaaaccttgtatcgagagggaatacttctcatgcatccaaaatacttgagccaaccactatgccatttgtgtccaccatacctacctatactacatggtattttcccgccattccaaagtaaattgcttgagtgctacctttaaaattccatcattcacctttgcaatatatagctcatgggacaaatagcttaaaaactattgtggtattgaatatgtgattatgcactttatctcttattaagttgcttgttgtgcgataaccatgcttcttgaggaacgccatcaactcattgttgaatttcatgtgagttgctatgcatgttcgtcttgtacgaagtaagggcgatctacaccgagttgaatggtttgagcatgcatattgtgagagaagaacattgggccgctaactaaagccatgattcatggtggaagtttcagttttggacaaatatcctcaagtctctaatgagaaaagaattaattgttgtcaaatgcttaaagcattaaaagaggagtccattatctgttgtctatgttgtcccggtatggatgtctaagttgagaataatcaaaagcgagaaatccaaatgcgagctttctccttagacctttgtacgaggcggcatagaggtacccctttgtgaaacttggttaaagcatatgtattgcggtgataatccgggtagtccaagctaattaggacaaggtgcgggcactattagtacactatgcatgaggcttgcaacttataagatataatttacatgatgcatatgctttattactaccgttgacaaaattgtttcatgttttcaaaatcaaagctctagcacaaatatagcaatcgatgcttttcctccatgaggaccattcttttactttcaatgttgagtcagttcacctatttctctccacctcaagaagcaaacacttgtgtgaactgtgcattgattcctacatacttgcttattgcacttattatattactctatgttgacaatatccatgagatatatatgttacaagttgaaagcaaccgctgaaacttaatcttcttttgtgttgcttcaatacctttactttgaattattgctttatgagttaactcttatgcaagacttattgatgcttgtcttgaagtgctattcatgaaaagtctttgttttatgattcacttgtttactcatgtcatacacattgttttgatcgctgcattcactacatatgctttacaaatagtatgatcaagattatgatggcatgtcactccagaaattatctttgttatcgttttacctgctcgggacgagcagaactaagcttggggatgctgatacgtctccaacgtatcgataatttcttgtgctccatgccacattattgatgttatctacatgttatatgcacactttatgtcatattcgtgcattttctggaactaacctattaacaagatgccgaagtgccagttcatgttttctgctgtttttggtttcagaaatcatagtaacgaaatattctcggaatcggacgaaatcaacgccaaagatcttagaatccccggaagcatccagaacacaccagaggggtcagaggggggccacagggccaccaaaccctaccccggcgcggccaaggggggggcgcgccccctagggtgtgggcccccattcgaccttcctgcgccgcctctccgcctataagaagcccctggatcagaaaacccgataccaattgacgaaacccacagaaacctgccagagccgccgccatcgcgaagccaagatctgggggacgaggagtctctgttccggcaccctgccggagcggggaagtgcccccggaaggcttctccatcgacaccactgccatctccaccgccatcttcatcaccgctgctgctcccatgaggagggagtagttctccatcgaggctcggggctgtaccggtagctatgtggttcatctctctcctatgtagttcaatacaataatctcatgagctgccttacatgattgagattcatatgatgatgcttgtaatctagatgtcattatgctagtcaagtgagttttacctatgtgatctccggagactcctagtcccacgtgtgtaaaggtgacagtgtgtgcaccgtgtgggtctcttaggctagatttcacagaatacttattcactgttgaatggtgtagtgaggtgcttatttatatctctttatgattgcagcatgttgtatcacaatttatctatgtgcaactctagtgatttgttattaaagtagtttattcctcctgcatgtgtgcaaaggtgacagtgcgtgcaccgtgttagtacttggtttatgctatgatcatgatctcttgtagattatggagttaactattgctatgatatattgatgtgatctattcctcctacatatgcatgaaggtgacagtgtgcatgctatgctagtacttggtttagtctattgatctatcttacactaaaggttacttaaacatgagcattattgtggagcttgttaactccggcattgagggttcgtgtaat contains the following coding sequences:
- the LOC124677947 gene encoding geranylgeranyl transferase type-2 subunit beta 1-like yields the protein MGEQGELAADQHVRYIVTAEKKKDSFESLVMEHLRASGAYWGLTTLDLLHKLHAVDSAEVVDWIMSCYHPESGGFGGNVGHDPHVLYTLSAVQVLCLFDRLDVLDVEKVADYVTGLQNEDGSFSGDMWGEVDTRFSYISICTLSLLHRLHKINVDKAVEYIVSCKNLDGGFGAMPGGESHAGQIFCCVGALAITGSLHHIDRDLLGWWLCERQCRDGGLNGRPEKLADVCYSWWVLSSLIMIDRVHWIDKEKLAKFILNCQDKENGGISDRPDNAVDIYHTYFGVAGLSLMEYPGVKPMDPAYALPLDVVNRIFLSKQQ